The following proteins are encoded in a genomic region of Variovorax paradoxus:
- a CDS encoding DMT family transporter → MQTSQRLTPSTVFLLTVPPLLWAGNAVVGRLVRDLVSPLTLNFVRWAISFVLLLPLAWPVLRGASPMWVHWKRYAVLGLLGIGCYNAFQYLALQTSTPINVTLVGSSLPLWMLATGALFFGARVSGREIGGALLSMLGVLLVLSRGEWRQLLALRLVPGDLYMILGTIAWAFYSWMLVRTREPQAVRQDWAAFLMAQLVFGVAWSGVFAAGEWTLTDARIVMGWPLFAALVFIGIGPAVLAYRCWGSGVQHAGPQAASFFLNLTPLFAALLSAAFLREPPHWYHGAAFLLIAGGIVVSSRR, encoded by the coding sequence TCACCGTGCCGCCGCTGCTGTGGGCCGGCAATGCCGTGGTCGGCCGCCTGGTGCGCGACCTGGTGTCGCCGCTCACGCTGAACTTCGTGCGCTGGGCGATTTCCTTCGTGCTGCTGCTGCCGCTCGCATGGCCGGTGCTGCGCGGCGCCAGCCCGATGTGGGTGCACTGGAAGCGCTACGCGGTACTGGGGCTGCTCGGCATCGGTTGCTACAACGCGTTTCAGTACCTGGCGCTGCAGACCTCCACGCCGATCAACGTCACGCTGGTGGGCTCCAGCTTGCCGCTGTGGATGCTCGCGACAGGCGCCCTCTTCTTCGGAGCCCGTGTCAGCGGGCGCGAAATCGGCGGCGCGCTGCTCTCGATGTTGGGCGTGCTGCTGGTGCTGAGCCGGGGCGAATGGCGGCAGCTGCTCGCGTTGCGCCTGGTGCCGGGCGATCTGTACATGATCCTCGGCACCATCGCCTGGGCGTTCTACAGCTGGATGCTGGTGCGCACGCGGGAGCCGCAAGCGGTGCGGCAGGACTGGGCCGCGTTCCTGATGGCGCAACTGGTATTCGGCGTCGCGTGGTCCGGCGTGTTCGCGGCCGGGGAGTGGACGCTGACCGACGCCCGCATCGTGATGGGCTGGCCCCTTTTCGCGGCCCTGGTTTTCATCGGCATCGGACCGGCCGTTCTGGCTTACCGCTGCTGGGGCAGCGGCGTCCAGCATGCGGGGCCGCAGGCGGCGAGCTTCTTCCTGAACCTTACGCCGCTGTTCGCCGCGTTGCTGTCGGCCGCCTTTTTGCGCGAACCGCCGCACTGGTACCACGGCGCGGCGTTTCTGCTGATCGCGGGCGGCATCGTGGTCTCGTCACGGCGCTGA
- a CDS encoding SDR family oxidoreductase, which produces MDLGIAGKTALVCGASKGLGYGCAEALVREGVNVVIVARGAEALEAAASKLAAAAAGSPAPFVKHVAADITTEAGRAAVFALGHEFDIVVTNAGGPPPGDFRNWDREAWIKAVDANMLTPIELIKATVDGMAKRGFGRIVNITSSSVKSPIDILGLSNGARSGLTGFVAGVARTPIAAQGVTINNLLPGSFDTDRLKGTMAGAAQKSGQDFDTVWEARKKNIPAKRFGTPAEFGAICAFLCSLQAGYMTGQNVLADGGAYPGTY; this is translated from the coding sequence ATGGATTTGGGCATTGCAGGCAAGACCGCGCTGGTATGCGGCGCGAGCAAGGGACTGGGCTACGGCTGCGCCGAAGCGCTGGTGCGCGAAGGCGTCAACGTGGTGATCGTGGCGCGCGGCGCCGAGGCGCTCGAAGCCGCGGCTTCCAAGCTGGCCGCCGCGGCCGCCGGTTCGCCCGCGCCGTTCGTCAAGCACGTGGCAGCGGACATCACCACCGAAGCGGGCCGCGCGGCCGTGTTCGCACTGGGCCACGAGTTCGACATCGTCGTCACCAACGCCGGCGGCCCGCCGCCCGGCGACTTCCGCAACTGGGACCGCGAGGCGTGGATCAAGGCGGTCGACGCCAACATGCTGACGCCCATCGAACTCATCAAGGCCACGGTCGACGGCATGGCCAAGCGCGGCTTCGGGCGCATCGTGAACATCACCTCGAGCTCGGTGAAGTCGCCCATCGACATCCTCGGCCTCTCGAACGGCGCGCGCAGCGGGCTCACCGGCTTCGTGGCGGGCGTGGCACGTACGCCCATCGCGGCGCAGGGCGTGACCATCAACAACCTGCTGCCCGGCTCCTTCGACACCGACCGCCTGAAGGGCACCATGGCCGGCGCGGCGCAGAAGTCGGGTCAGGATTTCGACACCGTGTGGGAAGCCCGCAAGAAGAACATTCCGGCCAAGCGCTTCGGCACGCCCGCCGAGTTCGGTGCCATCTGCGCCTTTCTCTGCAGCCTGCAGGCGGGCTACATGACCGGACAGAACGTGCTGGCCGACGGCGGCGCCTACCCCGGCACGTATTGA
- a CDS encoding DMT family transporter → MTKSAVQTGIPPSQSGAKSIASGLVLASLGAIAFSGKAIIVKLAYRYGVDAITLIMLRMLFALPLFAVMAWWAGRGKPALTLRDWLGVIGLGFSGYYLASFLDFAGLAYISASFERLILYLNPTLVLLFGWLLYRRRATRPQVLGMIVSYAGVLLVFGHELWIGSGGKGGGAAAWGAFLVFLSAVSYAGYLVYSGEFVKRLGSLRLVGLATTVACVLCILQFVLTRPMSVAIQVAPEVIWLSVLNATLCTAVPVLMVMMAIERIGPAMAAQTGMIGPLSTILMGVVILGEPFTAWIAAGTVLVIAGIFVFTRTGR, encoded by the coding sequence TCCGCCGTACAGACCGGCATCCCCCCTTCGCAGAGCGGCGCAAAGAGCATTGCGTCCGGCCTCGTCCTCGCTTCGCTGGGCGCCATCGCGTTCAGCGGCAAGGCCATCATCGTCAAGCTGGCCTACCGCTATGGCGTCGATGCCATCACGCTGATCATGCTGCGCATGTTGTTCGCGCTGCCGCTGTTCGCCGTGATGGCGTGGTGGGCCGGCCGCGGCAAGCCTGCGCTCACCTTGCGCGACTGGCTCGGGGTGATCGGGCTCGGTTTCTCGGGCTATTACCTTGCGAGCTTTCTCGACTTTGCCGGGCTCGCCTACATCTCGGCCAGCTTCGAGCGGCTGATTCTTTATCTCAACCCCACGCTGGTGCTGCTGTTCGGCTGGCTCCTGTACCGGCGGCGCGCGACGCGTCCGCAGGTGCTGGGCATGATCGTGAGCTATGCCGGCGTGCTGCTCGTGTTCGGGCACGAACTCTGGATCGGCAGCGGCGGCAAGGGCGGCGGGGCGGCGGCCTGGGGCGCGTTTCTCGTGTTCCTGAGCGCCGTGAGCTATGCGGGCTACCTCGTCTACAGCGGCGAGTTCGTCAAGCGCCTCGGCTCGCTTCGGCTCGTGGGCCTGGCCACCACCGTCGCCTGCGTGCTGTGCATCCTGCAGTTCGTGCTCACGCGGCCCATGAGCGTGGCGATACAGGTGGCGCCTGAAGTCATCTGGCTGTCGGTGCTCAATGCCACGCTGTGCACGGCGGTGCCCGTCCTGATGGTCATGATGGCCATCGAGCGCATCGGGCCGGCCATGGCCGCGCAAACCGGCATGATCGGGCCTCTTTCGACCATCCTCATGGGGGTGGTCATACTCGGCGAGCCGTTCACCGCGTGGATCGCGGCCGGCACGGTGCTCGTCATTGCGGGCATCTTCGTTTTCACACGCACGGGGCGCTAG